One window of Cryobacterium arcticum genomic DNA carries:
- a CDS encoding ROK family protein, with amino-acid sequence MTLASMVDQALPLGSGEAVIAVDVGGTDTKAALFDEAGRMLGLSRTPTPRRGDGTALAVVHRVEELRLQFAADFPSIHPRAVGLLVPGVVDDDAGIGVLSTNLHWSNVPFAQLTKEHIHLPTTFSHDVRAAGEAEFRLGAARPFGTVVVLVIGTGIAGSLFIDSRAHTGGGYAGEIGHSIVDPAGPLCGCGARGCLETIASAGAIVRRYEQRTGTPVTGAREVLARAEAGDKAATAIWSEALDALALSIAQLAAVLAPEAVVIGGGLAQAGDRLFVPLRERVDALLSFHRRPRIVPASIGENAGLLGGALRARDLVR; translated from the coding sequence ATGACCCTCGCCTCGATGGTCGACCAGGCTCTCCCGCTCGGCTCCGGCGAGGCCGTGATCGCGGTCGACGTGGGCGGCACCGACACCAAGGCAGCCCTCTTCGACGAGGCAGGTCGCATGCTCGGGCTCAGCCGCACGCCCACTCCTCGCAGGGGCGACGGCACCGCGCTCGCGGTGGTGCACCGGGTGGAGGAGCTGCGGCTGCAGTTCGCCGCGGACTTCCCTTCCATTCACCCGCGCGCGGTGGGGCTGCTGGTTCCGGGAGTTGTCGATGACGACGCCGGCATCGGCGTGCTGTCCACGAACCTGCACTGGTCGAACGTGCCCTTCGCGCAGCTCACCAAGGAACACATCCACTTGCCCACCACGTTCTCGCACGACGTGCGGGCCGCCGGCGAGGCCGAGTTCCGGCTCGGCGCGGCTCGGCCGTTTGGCACCGTGGTGGTGTTGGTCATCGGCACCGGCATCGCCGGGTCCCTGTTCATCGACTCCCGGGCGCACACCGGAGGCGGGTACGCCGGCGAGATCGGTCACTCCATCGTCGATCCGGCCGGCCCGCTCTGCGGCTGCGGCGCGCGCGGCTGCCTGGAGACCATCGCCTCGGCGGGCGCCATCGTGCGCCGCTACGAGCAGCGCACCGGCACGCCGGTCACGGGCGCACGCGAGGTGCTGGCCAGGGCCGAGGCAGGCGACAAGGCGGCGACCGCGATCTGGAGCGAGGCGCTGGATGCCCTCGCGCTCAGCATCGCCCAGCTCGCCGCGGTCCTCGCCCCGGAGGCCGTGGTGATCGGGGGCGGGCTGGCCCAGGCCGGCGATCGCCTCTTCGTTCCGCTGCGCGAGCGGGTGGACGCCCTGCTGAGCTTCCACCGTCGGCCCCGGATCGTGCCGGCGTCGATCGGCGAGAACGCCGGCCTGCTCGGCGGCGCCCTGCGCGCCCGCGACCTGGTCAGGTGA